The sequence ACCTAATCGTTCTACAACATATGCATTTGATTGTGGAATTACACGAATGCAATATCCTATAATTATTAATACTAATGCTAAAATTACTAAAAATAAAATTATTCCTGGCATGTTAAGCCTCCTCTACACTTTTCACAATTAATTTTACACCCTCAATAGCAATAACTTCAACCCGTGTATGTGCTGAAATTGTAGATTGATCTGCAGTTGTGGCAGACCACTCTTCACCATGAACCTTGATTTTTCCCCATGAATCTTGGTTGATTTCTTCATTTAGTATAAATTGACGACCAATTAAACGATCTGCATTCGTCGAAACGACATTTCCTCGTAAGAGATTTTTTGTCATTGGACGAATCATAATTAGTGCCGCAACACTTACAATAGCGAAAACCGCTAACTGTACCGCTACATTATCTGTTAAAAATGTTGTACCTAGTGCTGCAAGCGCACCAAATGAAAACCAAAGTGAAACTAAATTTCCTACCGTGATTACTTCAAGCACCAACATCCCTAAACAAACAATTAGCCATACCCAATCCATCGTTAATGTCATAGTATCACTCCCTCTTCATTTAGTGATGACAAATCAAATGTTAAAACACGTTCCTTTTTGTCATAATTCGCAATTACCTTTTGACCGTCAAGATTTTTCCCTACCTTAGCGGAGATTAAATCACACAACGCCTTATTATTAACTTTCGCATATCCTTTACCAATTGAAATTTTATGCAAATTCTCAACTGGATATACATTCAGTTCAAGATCGCGTTTTGTAACTGGCTTGATGCCTACCTGCCCATCTTTCGAAAATCCTACCAAAACATATTGGCTGTCTTTAAAGTGAGATGAAGCATTTTGATTTAATGTTAAACTTTTTTCAGTCAAAGTCACAACTTGAAGTTGTGCATTTCCTGTTACCCATTCAAACATAGCGACCTCCTTTACTTTTCAAATTATACCGCTTATTTCACTAATTTCAATATTTTCACCGATAATAATTGAAATAAAAAAAACTGACTCTCTTTTTAGAAAGAAAATCAGTTTTCTGTTTACCAAGGTTTAATTGTATCTCCATCAACAAGATAAGCATGCTCTGCATATTGTGCTAAAGGATCATCGGAGTATGAATCCGAATAAAACGCCTCCATCAGACCCAAATCATAGTGTGCTTCCATCCGAGCAACTTTTTCAGCGCCCCAACAATTATGCTTCAGATTTTTTCCCGTACTTGGATCGACCACTGAAGCGATCAACGCAATCCCTAATTCATCACAAATAGGTTCAAGCATAAATTCTGGTGAAGCTGAAATTATTAAATCATCATCACGTTTTTGCTCTAGATACCATGGCTTAATTTTTTCACGGTGTTCATCCCAAAACTCTAAAACGCGTTTTTTTATATCTGGGATTGCTGTAAAGTACTCATAAAATACCGTTTTCATGTCGGTCTTATCAATCTTTCCACGTTTGTAGTCAACAGCAGCTTTTATCTGACGTGGCCAAAATTTGATGATGGATTTATCACGCTTAAGATTGTATTTATAGAAATCCATGGAACTGTCACCATCATAGATGGTTTTGTCGAAATCATAAACATTCATTCACTCTACCCCCTTCTCTACTGGATAAACTTGCGGTGCTTTTTCTTTTTGAATTTGTCGCAATCGTTTGTATTTATCTTTCATTTTTATATAGACTTCTGCCGTTTGAAGACAGTCTTCTGAACCACGATGACCTACTAATCGCTCAACATCAAAATAAGTACATAAAGTTTCCAATTTATGGTTCTTAGAATCTTTATTTAGAAGTCTTGAAACGCGGAGTGTGTCAACGTAATCATTATGCATACGAAGTCCAACGGTTTCGAGATAAGCATTATAGACAAGACCATAATCAAACATGACATTATGACCCAAAATAACATCCGACCCAATAAAATCAACGAATTGTTTAATCACCTCATTAATTTTGGGTGCGCTTGAAACCATCTCCTCCGTAATTCCCGTGAGTTCTACCACGAAAGGAAGAATCGAATTATCTGGTTTCACCAATGTGGAAAATGCATCGACCTGTTTATAGTTTCGATACTTTATAGCACTTAATTCCGTTATGTCTTCAAACTTATTACTACGTCCTGTTGTTTCTAAATCAATTACCGTGAAATTAGGAACAAATTTCAGTAGATTTTCTCCTACACTTCGCATTACAAATCCTCTTTTTCTAAATCT is a genomic window of Erysipelothrix amsterdamensis containing:
- a CDS encoding NfeD family protein, coding for MTLTMDWVWLIVCLGMLVLEVITVGNLVSLWFSFGALAALGTTFLTDNVAVQLAVFAIVSVAALIMIRPMTKNLLRGNVVSTNADRLIGRQFILNEEINQDSWGKIKVHGEEWSATTADQSTISAHTRVEVIAIEGVKLIVKSVEEA
- a CDS encoding haloacid dehalogenase-like hydrolase; translated protein: MNVYDFDKTIYDGDSSMDFYKYNLKRDKSIIKFWPRQIKAAVDYKRGKIDKTDMKTVFYEYFTAIPDIKKRVLEFWDEHREKIKPWYLEQKRDDDLIISASPEFMLEPICDELGIALIASVVDPSTGKNLKHNCWGAEKVARMEAHYDLGLMEAFYSDSYSDDPLAQYAEHAYLVDGDTIKPW
- a CDS encoding 3'-5' exonuclease; this encodes MRSVGENLLKFVPNFTVIDLETTGRSNKFEDITELSAIKYRNYKQVDAFSTLVKPDNSILPFVVELTGITEEMVSSAPKINEVIKQFVDFIGSDVILGHNVMFDYGLVYNAYLETVGLRMHNDYVDTLRVSRLLNKDSKNHKLETLCTYFDVERLVGHRGSEDCLQTAEVYIKMKDKYKRLRQIQKEKAPQVYPVEKGVE